The proteins below come from a single Phycisphaeraceae bacterium genomic window:
- a CDS encoding HNH endonuclease codes for MGNTSAADRAVWSEYYGRWDVLAKNLVISEQIVVPKAASQSLRASRTQPSGPTEIVCEATQRRGQSFFRASVIAAHDGKCCITGITSEPLLRASHIVPWSHDPVLRLDPRNGLCLNALHDAAFDRGLITLSEQFELQISRRLKAEVPQPVYTEMFESRTGAPITMPERFRPAAEMLEFHRREVFVA; via the coding sequence ATGGGGAACACATCCGCGGCGGATCGCGCCGTGTGGAGTGAGTACTACGGCAGGTGGGATGTGCTGGCTAAAAACTTGGTCATATCCGAGCAGATAGTCGTGCCCAAAGCGGCGTCGCAATCTCTGCGAGCGTCGCGGACTCAACCGAGTGGCCCGACAGAAATCGTGTGTGAAGCGACGCAACGTCGGGGCCAATCGTTCTTTCGGGCGTCGGTCATCGCGGCGCACGATGGGAAGTGCTGTATCACCGGCATTACCAGCGAACCGCTCCTGCGGGCAAGCCACATCGTGCCGTGGTCGCACGATCCGGTGCTACGGCTCGACCCTCGTAATGGCCTCTGTCTGAACGCGCTCCATGATGCCGCGTTCGATCGTGGGCTCATCACGCTGTCAGAGCAATTCGAGTTGCAGATCTCCAGACGGCTCAAGGCGGAAGTGCCGCAGCCTGTTTACACGGAGATGTTCGAGAGTCGGACTGGCGCGCCGATCACGATGCCTGAGCGATTCCGACCAGCAGCGGAAATGCTGGAGTTCCACCGCCGTGAGGTTTTTGTCGCGTAG
- the smpB gene encoding SsrA-binding protein SmpB, with protein sequence MAKKRNPKTSNEPTIENRRARHEYSIAETLEVGIALVGTEVKAVRAGIVSLGEGFVMARAEPPALVLHQVSIGEYAPAGGQQHRLDRTRTLLAHKREIRKLARILETKGVTIVPLKLYFKNGRAKLLIGVGTGRAEHDKRRAIGERESQREIQRAMSKRA encoded by the coding sequence ATGGCCAAGAAACGCAATCCCAAAACCTCCAACGAGCCCACGATCGAGAATCGTCGCGCGAGGCATGAGTACAGCATCGCCGAGACGCTCGAGGTCGGGATCGCGCTGGTCGGGACCGAGGTCAAGGCTGTGCGGGCGGGAATCGTCTCGCTCGGCGAAGGGTTCGTGATGGCGCGGGCCGAGCCGCCCGCCCTCGTCCTGCATCAGGTCAGTATTGGGGAATACGCCCCCGCTGGTGGTCAGCAGCACCGCCTCGACCGCACGCGGACCCTGCTCGCCCACAAGCGCGAGATTCGGAAACTTGCCCGGATTCTGGAGACCAAAGGCGTCACCATCGTGCCACTGAAGTTGTACTTCAAGAACGGGCGGGCCAAACTGCTGATCGGCGTGGGCACGGGGCGTGCGGAGCACGATAAACGCCGGGCGATCGGGGAGCGCGAGTCGCAACGCGAGATCCAGCGTGCGATGTCGAAACGGGCGTGA
- a CDS encoding helix-turn-helix transcriptional regulator, whose product MRIERELMRGAGPVAVLKLLGRGEKYGYELVDELAQKSDGVLAMGQSTLYPMLYNLEGKGLIEGVWREADSGRDRKYYRLTDKGRKKLAEDIKQWQALADAMVGLGVLKPSPRVEGGLA is encoded by the coding sequence ATGCGGATTGAACGTGAACTGATGCGCGGAGCCGGACCGGTTGCGGTGCTCAAATTGCTCGGTCGAGGCGAGAAGTACGGCTACGAGCTCGTTGATGAACTGGCCCAAAAGAGTGATGGCGTGCTGGCGATGGGACAGAGCACGCTGTACCCGATGCTGTACAACCTCGAAGGCAAAGGCCTGATCGAAGGCGTGTGGCGCGAGGCCGACTCGGGGCGAGATCGCAAGTACTACCGCCTGACCGATAAGGGGCGCAAGAAACTCGCGGAGGACATCAAGCAATGGCAGGCGCTGGCCGATGCCATGGTCGGACTTGGTGTGCTCAAGCCCTCGCCACGCGTTGAAGGAGGCCTGGCATGA
- the tssK gene encoding type VI secretion system baseplate subunit TssK: MTLQVHWHEGLFLQPHHLQTMQRQMLSRVATERRLSWGYPYGVIEARLSTDELENMRLRFDRLHVIMPSGLEVIVPENADLPALDIETVFNESTSPFGVSIGVPLWYAKRANAMEIGGEGDWRVKRLYRVAEQDHADENSGENAQTLIVRRVNARLLFPDDDRSDMETLPVLRIMHAAGEETGVPRLDPNFIPPCMLLSGSSVLREALRDLSNQVEAARKEAAQLLSRGGFNVEALRGVMVQQMMRLSTLNFYASRLSTLVQAPGGVSPLDMYLELRGLLGQLAALVPDVDPFEAARYDHDNPAVAFLSLSERIRSLLRGEGAATWIRALFRLEGGIYITDLEDKHLKGPNEYFLGIRTKRDPRELAKLVEDQDEFKLIAKSMARTRVRGVRLVEERHPPMQLPAQVGLHYYRLMRSESQRMWDKISSERALAVNFQGVESSGFDEVGLYMTVPG; encoded by the coding sequence ATGACGCTTCAGGTTCATTGGCACGAAGGTTTGTTTCTTCAGCCGCACCATCTGCAAACGATGCAGCGGCAGATGCTCTCGCGAGTCGCGACGGAGCGGCGTTTGTCGTGGGGCTATCCGTACGGAGTAATCGAGGCGAGGCTTTCGACGGACGAACTGGAGAACATGCGTCTGCGGTTCGATCGGCTGCATGTCATCATGCCGAGCGGGCTGGAGGTGATTGTTCCGGAGAATGCGGATCTGCCGGCGCTGGATATCGAGACAGTGTTCAATGAGAGCACGTCTCCGTTCGGGGTGAGCATCGGGGTGCCGTTGTGGTATGCCAAGCGTGCCAACGCGATGGAGATCGGGGGCGAAGGCGATTGGCGTGTCAAGCGGCTCTATCGTGTAGCGGAGCAGGATCATGCGGACGAGAACAGCGGGGAGAATGCGCAGACGCTGATTGTGCGGCGTGTGAACGCGAGGCTGTTGTTTCCGGATGACGATCGCAGCGATATGGAAACGCTGCCGGTGTTGCGAATCATGCACGCGGCGGGTGAGGAAACTGGGGTTCCGAGGCTGGACCCGAATTTTATTCCTCCTTGCATGCTTTTGAGCGGGAGTTCGGTGCTGCGTGAGGCGCTGCGTGATCTTTCGAATCAAGTGGAAGCTGCGAGGAAGGAAGCGGCACAGTTGTTGTCGCGTGGCGGGTTCAATGTTGAGGCGCTGCGTGGGGTGATGGTGCAACAGATGATGAGGCTCTCGACGCTGAATTTTTATGCGTCGAGGTTGAGCACGCTGGTGCAGGCCCCGGGTGGGGTTTCGCCGCTGGATATGTATCTGGAGTTGCGTGGGCTTCTTGGGCAGCTTGCGGCGTTGGTGCCGGATGTGGACCCGTTCGAGGCTGCGCGGTATGACCATGACAATCCTGCGGTAGCGTTTCTGAGTCTTTCGGAGCGGATTCGGTCGTTGCTGCGTGGTGAGGGTGCGGCGACGTGGATTCGCGCGCTGTTCAGGCTCGAAGGCGGGATTTACATCACGGACCTGGAGGACAAGCACCTCAAGGGTCCGAACGAGTATTTTCTGGGGATCAGGACCAAGCGCGATCCGCGAGAGCTTGCCAAGTTGGTGGAGGATCAGGACGAGTTCAAACTGATCGCCAAGTCGATGGCGCGGACGCGGGTGCGTGGGGTGAGGTTGGTCGAGGAGCGGCATCCGCCAATGCAGTTGCCTGCGCAAGTGGGGTTGCATTACTACCGGCTGATGCGGTCCGAGAGCCAGCGAATGTGGGACAAGATCAGCAGCGAGCGTGCGCTTGCGGTGAATTTTCAGGGCGTCGAATCGTCTGGTTTTGACGAAGTCGGGTTGTACATGACTGTGCCCGGATGA
- a CDS encoding DotU family type IV/VI secretion system protein, with protein MRTEMRLHDLCEPLFQYVCRLNRSARKGVGLEPNLVRSDIQALFSEMRARASQEPGLSDQFAKVELALIYFVDFMIKESRLTFAGQWRELAHDQGKMAGDEEFFDLLDETLKDPSEAAVERLVVYYSCLGLGFTGFYTGQPEYLRKKMMEIQARIRGVMDTDTSGRICQEAYEHVDTRPLNLPPLRNLTGMVVVLVAVLIGVLVTNWILYAGAVGELGSALDEIITPSSLKKN; from the coding sequence ATGCGTACGGAGATGCGACTGCACGATCTATGCGAGCCATTGTTTCAGTATGTGTGCAGGCTGAACCGGTCGGCGCGCAAGGGAGTGGGTCTTGAACCGAATCTTGTGCGTTCGGATATTCAGGCCTTGTTCAGCGAGATGCGAGCGCGTGCGTCGCAGGAGCCTGGGCTTTCGGATCAGTTCGCGAAGGTGGAACTTGCGTTGATCTACTTCGTGGACTTCATGATCAAGGAGAGCCGGTTGACGTTCGCGGGGCAGTGGCGTGAACTTGCGCACGACCAGGGCAAGATGGCGGGCGACGAAGAGTTCTTTGATCTTCTGGATGAGACGCTGAAGGACCCGAGCGAGGCTGCGGTGGAGCGGCTTGTCGTGTATTACTCGTGCCTTGGGCTTGGATTCACGGGGTTCTACACGGGGCAGCCTGAGTATCTGCGCAAGAAGATGATGGAGATTCAGGCGCGGATTCGTGGCGTGATGGACACAGACACAAGCGGGCGCATCTGTCAGGAAGCGTACGAGCATGTGGACACGAGGCCTCTGAATCTGCCGCCGCTGCGGAACCTGACGGGCATGGTGGTGGTGCTGGTTGCGGTGCTGATCGGCGTGTTGGTGACGAATTGGATTTTGTACGCCGGAGCGGTTGGGGAACTTGGCAGCGCGCTGGATGAGATCATCACGCCGAGCAGTCTGAAGAAGAACTGA